From Chryseobacterium gallinarum, one genomic window encodes:
- a CDS encoding diacylglycerol kinase family protein produces MRKPPVHISFLNAFRGVFVMIKTERNFQVELMAFFINLFLIFYLQLSGTDAALILIVSFAVLSAEIFNTAIERICDIIQPDFDKRIGFIKDIAAGAVVLMAIVSVIVGILVYWKYIFI; encoded by the coding sequence ATGCGAAAACCACCTGTACATATCAGCTTTCTCAATGCTTTCCGGGGTGTTTTTGTGATGATAAAAACAGAACGGAATTTTCAGGTTGAACTGATGGCATTTTTCATCAACCTGTTTTTAATTTTTTATTTACAGCTTTCCGGCACCGATGCAGCCCTTATTCTCATTGTTTCTTTTGCCGTTTTAAGTGCTGAAATTTTCAATACCGCCATTGAAAGGATCTGTGATATCATTCAACCCGATTTCGATAAACGAATAGGCTTTATTAAAGATATTGCTGCAGGAGCTGTGGTTCTTATGGCTATCGTTTCAGTAATCGTCGGAATTCTTGTATACTGGAAATATATTTTTATTTAG
- the dnaN gene encoding DNA polymerase III subunit beta: MKFIISSGELQKALQTVSGVISSSQSRPILENYLFELDGNNVTITASDGETTLVTSLEVKSDDTGKFAVPAKIFQDFIKTYGEQPLTFVVKDNAEGTGSQLEILDEKDNFAVALDNADDYPELPEFDASQSVTMPAGVLSEALTNTLFATSNDSLRPVMTGVLFQFGENETNFVSTDSHRLVVYKRADLMNAEPMEFIMPKKPLNIFKNILASSNEEVKIDFNENMAKFTFDKHIWICRLIDGKYPNYTAVIPKENPNVLTINRNLLLGAIKRASIMSNKSTNQVRFKLSGNILHLHAEDTEYANKADMQIPCDYNGEDINIGFSSKFLTEMLTILGSDDITMKMSQPNRPGIIEPLDGLEDNENILMLSMPVIGL, translated from the coding sequence ATGAAATTTATTATTTCAAGTGGTGAACTGCAGAAGGCTTTGCAAACTGTAAGTGGCGTAATATCAAGCTCTCAATCGAGACCTATTTTAGAAAACTATCTTTTTGAATTAGACGGAAATAATGTTACCATTACAGCATCAGATGGCGAAACGACTCTTGTTACTTCTTTGGAGGTAAAGTCTGATGATACGGGTAAATTTGCTGTTCCTGCTAAAATTTTTCAGGATTTTATCAAGACGTATGGTGAGCAACCTTTAACATTTGTTGTAAAAGACAATGCGGAAGGAACCGGAAGCCAGCTTGAGATTTTAGACGAAAAAGATAATTTTGCGGTAGCATTGGACAATGCTGACGATTATCCGGAATTGCCGGAATTTGATGCTTCCCAAAGCGTAACAATGCCGGCGGGAGTTTTATCTGAGGCGCTTACCAATACCCTTTTTGCAACCAGTAACGACTCTCTTCGACCGGTAATGACAGGAGTACTATTCCAGTTTGGGGAAAACGAAACGAACTTCGTTTCTACAGATTCTCACAGATTGGTTGTTTATAAAAGAGCAGACCTGATGAATGCAGAGCCTATGGAATTCATCATGCCTAAAAAACCTTTAAACATTTTCAAAAATATTTTAGCAAGTTCGAACGAAGAGGTTAAAATCGACTTCAATGAAAACATGGCTAAATTTACATTTGATAAGCATATCTGGATCTGTAGACTGATCGATGGAAAATATCCTAACTATACCGCGGTGATTCCAAAAGAAAATCCAAATGTATTGACCATCAACAGAAATCTTTTGCTGGGGGCTATCAAAAGAGCGTCAATCATGTCTAATAAATCCACCAACCAGGTACGATTTAAACTTTCAGGGAATATCCTTCATCTTCACGCCGAAGATACCGAATATGCAAACAAGGCAGATATGCAGATACCTTGCGATTACAACGGAGAAGATATTAACATCGGTTTCAGCTCTAAGTTTTTAACTGAAATGCTGACCATACTGGGATCTGATGATATCACAATGAAAATGTCTCAACCCAACAGGCCCGGAATCATTGAACCACTTGATGGTCTTGAAGACAACGAAAATATTTTAATGTTATCAATGCCGGTTATCGGATTGTAA
- a CDS encoding class I SAM-dependent methyltransferase, which yields MKNIYDPNYVKKLFNHMAGSYERMNYITSFGFSIRWRKQFLKKLGNSNNDLKVIDLLSGLGENWVYLHKNFPNAQFSALDFSEKMVDNSRNKAKKIFQGNLHLICENILHHHLPSDYYDIVSCAYGLKTFNAEQLEILAKEITRILKKGGKFSFVEVSRPENKWIYFFYKFYLGKVIPVLGKLFLGDPDDYKMLWVYTEQFQNSRSVKDIFEKNGLIVSYDRYFLGCASGISGWKE from the coding sequence ATGAAAAACATCTATGATCCCAATTATGTTAAAAAACTTTTCAATCATATGGCAGGATCATATGAAAGGATGAATTATATTACTTCTTTTGGTTTTTCTATCAGATGGCGAAAACAGTTTTTAAAAAAATTAGGAAATTCTAATAATGATTTAAAAGTTATTGATTTACTTTCAGGTCTGGGAGAAAACTGGGTTTATTTACATAAGAATTTTCCTAATGCTCAATTTTCTGCTCTTGACTTTTCTGAAAAAATGGTTGATAACTCCAGAAATAAAGCAAAAAAGATTTTCCAGGGAAATCTGCATCTGATTTGTGAAAATATTCTTCATCATCATCTTCCGTCAGACTATTATGATATTGTTTCTTGTGCCTATGGATTAAAAACATTTAATGCAGAACAACTTGAAATATTAGCAAAAGAAATAACAAGGATTCTTAAAAAAGGTGGAAAATTTAGTTTCGTAGAAGTATCCAGACCTGAAAATAAATGGATTTACTTTTTTTATAAATTCTATTTGGGTAAAGTGATCCCTGTTCTGGGAAAACTATTTTTGGGTGATCCTGATGACTATAAAATGCTTTGGGTTTATACGGAGCAATTTCAAAATAGCCGATCTGTAAAGGATATTTTTGAAAAGAATGGCCTGATAGTATCCTATGACAGATATTTTCTGGGGTGTGCATCCGGAATTAGCGGATGGAAAGAATAA